From Micromonospora auratinigra:
CTGCCCCGGCAGGTGGGCGCCGTCCACCACGCTGATCAGGCCGTGCCGCTGGGCCAGCTCGGCGAGCGCCCGGGTGGGCATGGTGGTGCCGACCGTGAAGGTCACCGCGGCCCACTGGATGACCCGGGTACGCGGCGTGATCGCCGCCTCGAACATCTCCACGATCTCCTCGGCGGACTGGTCCGGGCCGAGCTTCGGGGTGAGCTTGCGGACCACCACGCCGCGCCGGTTGTGCAGCAGGTTCAGTGGCGCCTGCATGGTGTAGCACTCGTGGGTGGTGGTGATGACCTCGTCACCCTCGCCGAGGTCGAGCCCGTTGAGGATCCGGGAGTTGCCGTCGGTGGCGCCCTGGACGATCGCGATCTCGTCGGGGTCGCAGCCGTAGGCGGCCGCCAGCACCGCCCTCGGCTCGTTCATCGTGGTCGGCGGGTACGGGTCGCGGGGCCGGCGGGCGAAGTCGTAGTCGGCCACCTTGAGCAGGTCCAGCACCCGCTTCGGCGCGGACCCGATGGTGCCCACGTTGAGGTGGGTCAGCGTGGGGTCGATGGTGAACAGGTCACGGACCTGACGCCAGGTCTGCTCGTCCTCCAGCGGCCCCCGGGGCACCTCCGGGAAGCGGCTGCCCGCCGCGCCGACCGCCGCCGCCGCCCGGCTCGCCTCCGCCTCGGTGCGCTGGCGCGCCAGCACCGCGGCGATCGACTCGTTTGTCGCGCTGGTCTCCTGGGTCACGGGAATCCTCCGTCGTCGAGCCGGACGGCGACCACCGAGTCCGCTACGCGT
This genomic window contains:
- a CDS encoding aminotransferase class V-fold PLP-dependent enzyme, with amino-acid sequence MTQETSATNESIAAVLARQRTEAEASRAAAAVGAAGSRFPEVPRGPLEDEQTWRQVRDLFTIDPTLTHLNVGTIGSAPKRVLDLLKVADYDFARRPRDPYPPTTMNEPRAVLAAAYGCDPDEIAIVQGATDGNSRILNGLDLGEGDEVITTTHECYTMQAPLNLLHNRRGVVVRKLTPKLGPDQSAEEIVEMFEAAITPRTRVIQWAAVTFTVGTTMPTRALAELAQRHGLISVVDGAHLPGQFALNLHELGVDFLSGSGSKYQCGPMGTGILYARNKVLPEHNPLPLPTFWPVISLWYPIEGELPPRTTTREPTYDIGTFVQKTGSADLSRGPALQAACEIFQTIGQENIQRYVHGLSRHLKHRVAEHWGESALFSPLHDERLHCGMVAFQPFRNPEHALDMNRFVEFEQRMEDEYGVNLRFTFFPVQGSDTERFAIRLAPHLYNNREEIDHAVDSMIKLTEAMS